In Panicum virgatum strain AP13 chromosome 4N, P.virgatum_v5, whole genome shotgun sequence, a single window of DNA contains:
- the LOC120669601 gene encoding uncharacterized protein LOC120669601: protein MAANHGFRRLASASASALSRRSPPPSPAPALLLRLALSSSAPSATDPPAAPAPEAAGKGEGEEAAGEKVAADASEGKEEEDDDGGVHVNKATGEIGGPRGPEPTRYGDWERGGRCSDF from the coding sequence ATGGCGGCGAACCACGGCTtccgccgcctcgcctccgcgTCCGCCTCAGCTCTCTCCCGTCGGTCCCCGCCTCCTAGTCCCGCGCcagccctcctcctccgcctcgcgcTCTCCAGCTCCGCGCCCTCCGCGACGgatccgccggcggcgccagcgccggaggccgccgggaagggggagggagaggaagcaGCAGGAGAGAAGGTCGCTGCCGACGCCAGcgaagggaaggaggaggaggacgacgacggtggCGTGCACGTGAACAAGGCCACTGGCGAGATCGGCGGCCCGCGCGGGCCCGAGCCCACGCGGTACGGCGACTgggagcgcggcggccgctgctccGATTTCTGA